A single region of the Paraburkholderia sprentiae WSM5005 genome encodes:
- a CDS encoding Bcr/CflA family multidrug efflux MFS transporter, producing the protein MSHVLKRRPDGRLILLLGALAACGPISMDMYLPSLPTIAQAFSVSTGAAQSTLTSFMFGFSIGMLLYGPLSDTYGRRPILLGGIVLYALASIACALSVSIGSLVGFRFVQALGAGAASVLARAIARDAHEPGDAARVLSMIAIVTAIGPLLAPLIGGQLLLAGGWRTVFVALTLFGSVCAVTAFLKVPETWPREKRAHSALLKSFGAYGTLLRDPVAWGHMLCGGMAFASMFAYITATPFVYIEYFHVSAQHYGFLFALNIVGIMFGNYLNTRLVGRLGPVPIISFAATVSFVASLFVSIVSLTGWGGLWSIVFGLFFVVGVVGVLSANCTTDLMHRYPANAGAAAAVFGAVQLALGALSSLAVGLWHDGTPKGMGIVVGVAGCLCFVGRVLVMRWRAAKSPVAAA; encoded by the coding sequence ATGTCTCACGTGCTCAAACGCCGGCCCGATGGCCGGCTGATCCTGTTGCTCGGCGCGCTGGCCGCGTGCGGGCCGATTTCCATGGACATGTATCTGCCGAGTCTGCCGACCATCGCGCAAGCCTTCTCGGTCAGCACGGGCGCCGCGCAATCGACGCTCACGAGCTTCATGTTCGGCTTTTCGATCGGCATGCTGCTGTACGGTCCGCTGTCCGATACGTACGGCCGCCGGCCGATTCTGCTTGGCGGCATCGTCCTGTATGCGCTCGCGAGCATCGCCTGCGCGCTGTCGGTCTCGATCGGCTCGCTGGTCGGCTTCCGCTTCGTGCAGGCGTTGGGTGCGGGCGCCGCGTCGGTGCTCGCTCGCGCGATCGCGCGCGACGCGCACGAGCCGGGCGACGCGGCGCGCGTACTGTCGATGATCGCGATCGTGACGGCGATCGGTCCGCTGCTCGCGCCGCTGATCGGCGGACAGTTGCTGTTGGCCGGCGGCTGGCGCACCGTATTCGTTGCGCTGACGCTGTTCGGTTCGGTGTGCGCGGTCACCGCATTCCTGAAAGTGCCGGAGACGTGGCCGCGCGAGAAGCGCGCGCACTCGGCGCTGCTGAAGTCGTTCGGCGCATATGGCACGCTGCTGCGCGATCCGGTCGCGTGGGGCCACATGTTGTGCGGCGGCATGGCGTTCGCGTCGATGTTCGCGTACATCACGGCGACGCCGTTCGTGTACATCGAGTATTTCCATGTGTCCGCGCAGCACTATGGCTTCCTGTTCGCGCTGAACATCGTCGGCATCATGTTCGGCAACTACCTGAACACGCGGCTCGTCGGCCGGCTCGGGCCGGTGCCGATCATCTCGTTTGCGGCGACCGTGAGCTTCGTCGCGTCGCTGTTCGTGTCCATCGTGTCGCTGACGGGGTGGGGCGGCTTGTGGTCGATCGTGTTCGGGCTGTTCTTCGTCGTCGGCGTGGTGGGCGTGTTGTCCGCCAATTGCACGACCGATCTGATGCATCGCTACCCCGCCAACGCGGGCGCCGCGGCGGCCGTGTTCGGCGCGGTGCAGCTCGCGCTCGGCGCGTTGTCGAGCCTCGCGGTCGGACTGTGGCACGACGGCACGCCGAAGGGCATGGGGATCGTGGTCGGCGTCGCGGGCTGCCTGTGCTTTGTCGGACGCGTGCTCGTGATGCGCTGGCGCGCGGCGAAGTCGCCGGTCGCGGCTGCGTGA
- the hemL gene encoding glutamate-1-semialdehyde 2,1-aminomutase: protein MSRNEILFERAQRTIPGGVNSPVRAFRSVGGTPRFVERAQGPYFWDADGQRYTDYIGSWGPMILGHVHPEVLEAVQRVLANGFSFGAPTESEVEIAEEICKLVPSIEQVRMVSSGTEATMSALRLARGFTNRSRIVKFEGCYHGHADSLLVKAGSGLLTFGNPTSAGVPVDIAKHTTVLEYNNVAALEEAFKAFGNEIASVIVEPVAGNMNLVRATPEFLQALRRLCTEYGSVLIFDEVMCGFRVALGGAQQLYGVTPDLTCLGKVIGGGMPAAAFGGRRDIMAHLAPLGGVYQAGTLSGNPIAVAAGLKTLQLIQAPGFYDTLAARTTRLAQGLARVAREAGVPFAADALGGMFGIYFREAVPTSFAEVTKSDVPRFNAFFHKMLDAGVYFAPSAYEAGFVSSAHDDAVIDATIDAARGAFAALKG, encoded by the coding sequence ATGTCACGAAACGAAATCCTCTTCGAACGCGCGCAACGCACGATCCCCGGCGGTGTGAATTCGCCGGTGCGCGCTTTCCGCTCCGTCGGCGGCACGCCGCGCTTCGTCGAGCGCGCGCAAGGCCCGTACTTCTGGGACGCGGACGGCCAGCGCTATACCGACTACATCGGCTCGTGGGGACCGATGATCCTCGGCCACGTTCATCCCGAAGTGCTCGAAGCCGTGCAGCGAGTGCTCGCGAACGGCTTCTCGTTCGGCGCTCCCACCGAGTCGGAAGTGGAGATCGCCGAGGAAATCTGCAAGCTGGTGCCGTCGATCGAACAGGTGCGCATGGTGTCGAGCGGCACCGAGGCGACGATGAGCGCGCTGCGTCTCGCGCGCGGCTTCACGAACCGCAGTCGCATCGTCAAGTTCGAGGGCTGCTATCACGGCCACGCCGACAGTCTGCTCGTGAAGGCCGGCTCGGGCCTGCTGACCTTCGGCAATCCGACCTCGGCGGGGGTGCCGGTCGATATCGCGAAGCACACCACCGTGCTCGAATACAACAACGTCGCCGCGCTCGAAGAAGCGTTCAAGGCGTTCGGCAACGAGATCGCCTCGGTGATCGTCGAGCCGGTCGCGGGCAACATGAACCTCGTGCGCGCGACCCCCGAGTTCCTGCAGGCGCTGCGGCGCCTGTGCACCGAGTACGGCTCGGTGCTGATCTTCGACGAAGTGATGTGCGGCTTCCGCGTTGCGCTCGGCGGCGCGCAGCAGCTCTACGGCGTCACGCCTGACCTCACGTGTCTCGGCAAGGTGATTGGCGGCGGCATGCCGGCGGCGGCGTTCGGCGGCCGGCGCGATATCATGGCTCACCTTGCGCCGCTCGGCGGCGTCTATCAGGCGGGCACGCTGTCGGGCAATCCGATCGCGGTCGCGGCCGGCCTGAAGACGCTGCAGCTGATCCAGGCCCCCGGCTTCTACGACACGCTCGCCGCGCGCACCACACGTCTCGCGCAAGGCCTCGCGCGGGTGGCACGCGAAGCGGGCGTGCCGTTTGCGGCCGATGCGCTCGGCGGCATGTTCGGCATCTATTTCCGCGAAGCGGTCCCGACGAGCTTCGCCGAGGTCACGAAGAGCGATGTGCCGCGCTTCAACGCGTTCTTCCACAAGATGCTCGACGCGGGCGTGTACTTCGCGCCGTCGGCCTATGAGGCGGGCTTCGTGTCGAGCGCGCACGACGACGCGGTGATCGACGCGACGATCGACGCCGCGCGCGGCGCATTCGCGGCGTTGAAGGGCTGA
- the ribD gene encoding bifunctional diaminohydroxyphosphoribosylaminopyrimidine deaminase/5-amino-6-(5-phosphoribosylamino)uracil reductase RibD, whose translation MFSQTDFVHMERALALAKRGMYTTDPNPRVGCVLVRNGEVIGEGFTQPAGQDHAEIRALKDARSRGHDLRGATAYVTLEPCSHFGRTPPCSNALIEAQVGRVIAAMEDPNPQVSGRGLAMLREAGIEVRCGLLANEARELNIGFVSRMTRGRPWVRMKVAASLDGRTGLPSGESQWITSAAARADGHAWRARASAILTGIGTVREDDPRMTVRAVDTPRQPHRVLIDSQLDVPLDAQILAGAPTLIFCGELDARLEERASALRARGAEIVPLPNGFGKVDLPRMLSVLGERNVNELHVEAGYKLNGSLLREGCVDELLVYLAPSLLGMDSMSMFNLASPELLEDRVKLNFHTVERIGDDLRILARFAPTTVPGTDAVSPTVST comes from the coding sequence ATGTTCTCGCAAACCGATTTCGTCCATATGGAACGCGCGCTCGCGCTCGCGAAGCGCGGTATGTACACGACCGACCCGAATCCGCGCGTCGGTTGCGTGCTCGTCAGAAACGGCGAGGTGATCGGCGAAGGCTTCACGCAGCCGGCCGGCCAGGATCACGCCGAGATTCGCGCGCTGAAGGACGCGCGCTCGCGCGGCCACGATCTGCGCGGCGCGACCGCCTACGTGACGCTCGAACCATGCAGTCATTTCGGCCGCACGCCGCCGTGCTCGAACGCGCTGATCGAAGCGCAGGTCGGCCGCGTGATCGCCGCGATGGAAGATCCCAATCCGCAGGTCTCCGGCCGCGGTCTCGCGATGCTGCGCGAAGCCGGTATCGAGGTGCGCTGCGGGCTGCTCGCGAACGAAGCGCGGGAGCTGAACATCGGCTTCGTGTCGCGCATGACGCGTGGCCGTCCGTGGGTGCGCATGAAAGTCGCGGCGTCGCTCGATGGCCGCACCGGCTTGCCATCGGGCGAAAGCCAGTGGATCACGAGCGCGGCAGCGCGTGCCGACGGCCATGCGTGGCGCGCGCGCGCGTCGGCGATCCTCACCGGCATCGGCACCGTACGCGAGGACGATCCGCGCATGACCGTACGCGCGGTCGATACGCCGCGCCAGCCGCACCGCGTGCTGATCGACAGCCAGCTGGACGTGCCGCTCGACGCGCAGATCCTGGCCGGCGCGCCGACGCTGATCTTCTGCGGCGAGCTCGATGCGCGGCTCGAAGAACGCGCGAGCGCGCTGCGCGCGCGCGGCGCCGAGATCGTGCCGCTGCCGAATGGGTTCGGCAAGGTGGATCTGCCGCGCATGCTGAGCGTGCTCGGCGAGCGCAACGTCAACGAGTTGCACGTCGAAGCCGGCTACAAGCTGAACGGCTCGCTGCTGCGCGAAGGCTGCGTCGACGAACTGCTCGTGTATCTCGCGCCGAGCCTGCTTGGCATGGACTCGATGAGCATGTTCAATCTGGCCTCGCCCGAGCTGCTCGAAGACCGCGTCAAGCTGAATTTCCATACGGTCGAGCGGATCGGCGACGATCTGCGGATTCTCGCGCGCTTCGCCCCGACAACCGTACCCGGGACCGACGCCGTGTCCCCCACCGTTTCGACATGA
- a CDS encoding riboflavin synthase, producing MFTGIVAAVGRIESVKPLGTGDDAGVRLNVEAGGLDLADVQLGDSITIQGACMTVIAKTAHSFEVDVSRESLNCTAGLGETGEVNLEKALRAHDRLGGHIVSGHVDGLGTVTRFAPVGESHELRILAPREIGRYLAYKGSITVNGVSLTVNSVDDRDDGCEFSINLIPHTVQVTTLKHLRDGVRVNLEIDLIARYVERMLGASQHGHAPTKSPDS from the coding sequence ATGTTTACAGGAATCGTCGCGGCAGTGGGCCGCATCGAATCAGTCAAGCCGCTCGGCACAGGCGACGACGCAGGCGTGCGCCTGAACGTCGAGGCCGGCGGGCTCGACCTCGCCGACGTGCAACTCGGCGACAGCATCACGATCCAGGGCGCCTGCATGACAGTGATCGCGAAGACCGCTCACTCGTTCGAAGTCGACGTGTCGCGCGAAAGCCTGAACTGCACGGCCGGTCTCGGCGAAACCGGCGAGGTCAATCTCGAGAAGGCGCTGCGCGCGCATGACCGGCTCGGCGGACATATCGTGTCCGGACACGTCGACGGGCTCGGTACCGTGACGCGTTTTGCGCCGGTCGGCGAATCGCACGAGTTGCGCATTCTCGCGCCGCGCGAGATCGGCCGCTATCTCGCGTACAAGGGATCGATTACGGTCAATGGCGTGAGCCTGACCGTGAATTCCGTCGATGATCGCGACGATGGCTGCGAGTTTTCGATCAATCTGATCCCGCATACCGTGCAGGTGACGACGCTCAAGCATTTGCGCGATGGCGTGCGGGTGAATCTGGAAATCGATCTGATTGCGCGGTATGTGGAGCG